The Verrucomicrobiota bacterium DNA segment TGTTTTCAGGACTACTACTTCTCATTTTTGACCAGCTTTTGCGTCTATTGTACCTATTACCAGTCTTTTCTCACAGTCCTTTTATACACTCACCCCTTTCCCATACTAAGCCAAATCACTTTTTCAGTGACAACTAATTAGAAGCGAATAAGCATCACGTTAGTCTAATAAAATACCAAGCAACAATGGTGAGAGTGACTTCCATTGATCTATTGTCAGATATCAATAGCAACTAAAGATTCCCATTGGCCACACTCAGCAAGATACCTCAAAAAGTAGCAAGGTATAATTTCATAAGAGAATTCAAAAGAAATCGATGGCTAGTGCACCTAAAGTTCATTTTGCTTGGGGGACAACTATTTTGTAGACTCCGTCATGCAAGCCCAAGCGATAAGTCGTTCCTTCGACGCCAGATGCGTCTTTCGTCATGTCGTATTTGATCTTCATTTCTTTTACGACAGGAAGACTCGTTGTATAGGTAGTACCGCCGTATTCAAATTCAAACACAGCGTCCTTTGCCGGATCAGAAAATGAAATCGCTTTAATTGTCTTTTTTCTATCTTCTCTTAGACTCTCCATGATCATATCACGGAAAAGCTTTGGGGTGTTGTTTGCAAATTGAACCAACTCGAACATGGCTTGATCATTCATTGAAACGGCACTGCGAAATGACTCTTCAAATGCTTTTTCTTTTTCGCCTGCAAGACAGGACGTCGCTAGCAAGGCTAAAAAGAAACTAGTAACTATGGATTTCATTTACTTATAGAATACCAAACCAACTCATACTTATTAACTGCACTACTGTAGTTAAGTACAATGAGAAAAGCAATAACCTCTCAGCAGACTTACGCTCGAGGTATGAGCCTGGCTTGTCCACCGTTTAAAAGTGCTCTGCAACTTGATTTATCTGCGAATAGTCTCTTGATCTATTGCGACTCTCAAAGAGGGGATAACAGTTTTACCAAATTCCATTTGTCTCCAAATAGACTTTCTTGAAGTAACTACACTTTTCTTTGAGCCCCCTAATCACACTTGCTTTTAGGATTCTTATAGCACAACCCACGCTCATCTGCGGAAGTATACACGTGAAAATATGAATATCATCCTCATAATGATGAAGCCCGCATGACGTCATAGAAGTTGAACAAGATGCGTAAAAGCTTAAGCCAGAAGAAAAAAAGGAGTCTGCGATGATGTATTAATAGAGTGATACCTCTAGGACACTTGATGCTGGCTCCATCTCCTATATAAATCTGTGCACCCGACGGGGGTCGAACCCATAACCTTCGGCTCCGGAAACCGACGCTCTATCCAATTGAGCTACGGGTGCAGGAAATCATGGCCCTAGATAGTCTCTTTTGCCTGCGTTGTGTTCAAGAAAATAAAGTGAATGACTCCAAGCGTCCTAATGACTGCCTAGAATGAGACTTCTGAAAAAATGCCAGAAAGGCTTTTGAGCTGACGGAGGGCTCTGTTCTATTTCCTCACCCTCTTCTATTCTAGGATGGACTTGAGGAACTGGGAGCATTGCTAATATGGCAGGACTTCCCTCATTACCCGCCCGGTCTAAACCTCTTAATGAAATGATATTATCTTGGGAAGTAGGATCTTCTAACGGAATAACGTAATTACGCTGCTCGGAACTCAAAACCTCTGAATGCCACTCCTCACCATCATTCCATTGACATATCCATTTCCAAACAGGTGGACTATCTTCCGAAATATTCCACTCAATCTTTAGTCCATCTTCGATGGGTTTTATGTCGAGCAGTGGCTGCTTAGGAAGCTCTGAGCTAAGCCAAGGAAAGGCAGGAGGCAATACATCTTCTGTAAAAGACTCACTCTGTAATAAGTCTGTAAGGCCCCGTTTGTTCTTAATCATACTGGTAATACTCCACTGGATATGCCCGGAGGAATATAACTTGGCTTGATCTTTCCTTTCCCGGATCAAATCTATTTGGGCAAGCGATTCACTAGCTGGTCTCTTAGGACCAATAAAGCTGCTACTAATCCCAGGCCAAAGATGCCGATTATTTATATTCTCCTGAGACCACCAATCAAGCAAAGGTAAAAAGGGCTGCCCCTCTGAGCTAATGGGCCAATAAAGCTGTGGTGACATATAGTCCACCCAACCTTGCCGCAGCCAAAGGCGCGAATCTGCACAGAGATCTTCATAGGAGTCGATACCGGTCTTGATGCCCTCGGGATAGTTCGGCCTCCAGATACCAAAAGGGCTTACCCCAAATTTCACCCAGGGCTTTTCCGCTTTGATGCTGCGGTACAAAGTGGAAACAAAATGATTAACCTTGGAACGTCGCCAAGCAGTACGTCCGAGCTCACCACCTTGATCTCGGTAGGCTTTCCATCTGCTGTAGTCTGGGAAATCTACTTTTTTGCGACTTTTCCATAATGGATAGGGATAAAAATAATCATCCATGTGAACACCATCTATGTCATAACGTTTGACCACATCCATGATCACCTGGATTGTATAATCCTTTGCCTCACCTCGAGTTGGGTCTAACCATAGGTAATTGCCATAACGCTTGACCAGATCAGGTCGCTTTTTACTAATATGACTGCGGTAGACATAACGACCTTTTGTTTTAACCGAGGTCAAAGCACGAAAAGGATTAAACCAAGCATGTAACTCCAAACCTCTTTTGTGAGCCTCTTCTACCGCAAAAGCGAGTGGATCGTAAAAAGGCTCAGGAGCTTTCCCCATTTTTCCCGTGAGATAGTAAGACCAGGGTTCAAATTCAGATGAATAAAAGGCATCACATGCTGGGCGCACTTGAAGAATAAGCGCATTGAGCTTTATCT contains these protein-coding regions:
- a CDS encoding family 10 glycosylhydrolase, whose protein sequence is MNDLIKSMASGVFAGMMSLWPGMVYSSLDIQASPSLIEVQEYTYQLTEIDTLPSLEREFRGAWMATVHNIDWPSKPGLSVHEQKKELTQILDLMKQIKLNALILQVRPACDAFYSSEFEPWSYYLTGKMGKAPEPFYDPLAFAVEEAHKRGLELHAWFNPFRALTSVKTKGRYVYRSHISKKRPDLVKRYGNYLWLDPTRGEAKDYTIQVIMDVVKRYDIDGVHMDDYFYPYPLWKSRKKVDFPDYSRWKAYRDQGGELGRTAWRRSKVNHFVSTLYRSIKAEKPWVKFGVSPFGIWRPNYPEGIKTGIDSYEDLCADSRLWLRQGWVDYMSPQLYWPISSEGQPFLPLLDWWSQENINNRHLWPGISSSFIGPKRPASESLAQIDLIRERKDQAKLYSSGHIQWSITSMIKNKRGLTDLLQSESFTEDVLPPAFPWLSSELPKQPLLDIKPIEDGLKIEWNISEDSPPVWKWICQWNDGEEWHSEVLSSEQRNYVIPLEDPTSQDNIISLRGLDRAGNEGSPAILAMLPVPQVHPRIEEGEEIEQSPPSAQKPFWHFFRSLILGSH